The stretch of DNA CCCGCCAGGTCCGCGCCCAGGTCGACGATGTCGGCGCTGCGGCCCGGGACGAAAGCCTGGAGAATTTCCGTCCCCGTACCGACCAGGAGTACGGTGAAGAAGGCGACGACGAAGGCGAACGTTCCGCCGCGGCGCGCCGCTCCCGCTATGGCCCGGGCGGCGAGCGCGCCCAGCAGCGCGTAGGCCGCGGCGTGTCGCACTTTGTCTATGTTGAGGGCGCGGGGCTGCGGCGCCTCCGGCAGCGCGACGAGCGCGAAGAATACCAGCACGGCGACCCACGCCGCCCAGGGTAGATAATAAGATTTAAAATCGC from bacterium encodes:
- a CDS encoding VanZ family protein, with product MSDFKSYYLPWAAWVAVLVFFALVALPEAPQPRALNIDKVRHAAAYALLGALAARAIAGAARRGGTFAFVVAFFTVLLVGTGTEILQAFVPGRSADIVDLGADLAGGIFGASAYLWAFAGRPAETDDGI